A region of Betta splendens chromosome 13, fBetSpl5.4, whole genome shotgun sequence DNA encodes the following proteins:
- the lrch3 gene encoding DISP complex protein LRCH3 isoform X12, whose amino-acid sequence MAASVLLGSADNTGLNFTVGSGSGNILVRTNNGLGPAGPAPWNRSLDRALDEASATGCLNLSGRKLKEFPRSAANHDLTDTTRADLSRNRLSDLPLEVCLFVSLESLNLYQNCLRSLPDSLINLQALTYLNLSRNQLSVLPAVVCSLPLKVLIACNNKLVSLPEELGQLRHLTELDVSCNEIQTLPSQMGQLDALRDLNIRRNHLVRLPSELAELPLVHLDFSCNKVTFIPVCYRRLTQLQNIVLDNNPLQTPPAQICIKGKIHIFKYLNLEANKTTPDLPEYDRRPLNFSSCVDELYPGRPYGALDSGFNSVDSGDKRWSGNEPVEELSELPQRVAELSRDQRQRREEGRGGGLSLANGTYGELEQIDFIDSCVGEEEEEEGRSRGGGGGRDSTSLSSQFMAYIERRITREGSPVKTSSSRTEDTKRHNRSVIDGVIAAPASQNQRGGGVGGPGGVEKMRREAQLAALKYDEERQKNRSLQRDVSYTKHKTSPSPTKSSPDRESVDGCCSYASDTTCLLQGEDRAALSPTANPSPSYPTSASSCRTASQRPESFLFRLGQREEKRKDAAAPQNKEEAPAPAAAAAAAAPPLVGEDAELVEQLRKNIESRLKVNLPSDLGAALTDGVVLCHLANHVRPRSVPSIHVPSPAVPKLTMAKCRRNVENFLEACRRIGVSQSQLCLPLHILEERGLPQVARTISALLDLAPPRHPVTTPTPSSTTAGPSITICDQDLQDQGTKLKPRWLDLVLQGVMGCIQVCGHYHEMLHVRGKLIKPL is encoded by the exons ATGGCGGCCTCGGTGTTGTTAGGGTCTGCGGACAACACCGGACTCAACTTCACCGTCGGTAGCGGCAGCGGAAATATTTTAGTTAGGACAAATAACGGACTGGGGCCGGCAGGTCCGGCACCCTGGAACCGTTCTCTGGACCGGGCGCTGGATGAAGCCTCGGCAACCGGGTGTCTAAACCTCAGCGgcaggaagctgaaggagtTTCCACGGAGCGCCGCTAACCACGACCTGACGGACACCACCAGGGCCG ATCTGTCTCGGAACCGTTTGTCGGATCTTCCTCTGGAGGTCTGTCTTTTTGTGTCTCTGGAGAGTCTGAACCTTTACCAAAACTGTCTGAGGTCTCTGCCAGATAGTCTGATCAACTTACAGGCCCTCACCTACCTGAACCTCAG TCGAAATCAGCTGTCTGTCCTCCCTGCGGTCGTCTGCAGCCTTCCTTTAAAGGTTCTGATTGCCTGCAACAACAAACTGGTATCTCTGCCAGAAGAGCTGGGTCAACTGAGACACCTCACAGAActg GATGTGAGCTGTAATGAGATCCAGACTTTACCTTCCCAGATGGGTCAATTAGACGCTTTACGAGACCTTAACATCAGGAGGAACCACCTGGTCAGACTGCCCTCAG AGCTGGCTGAGCTGCCTTTGGTGCATCTGGATTTCTCCTGTAACAAAGTGACCTTCATTCCCGTCTGTTACCGACGACTCACGCAGCTACAGAACATTGTCCTGGACAACAATCCTCTTCAGACCCCACCTGCACAG aTCTGTATTAAAGGGAAAATCCACATATTTAAGTACCTGAACCTGGAAGCCAATAAGACAACTCCAGACCTTCCTGAATATGACAGACGGCCTCTGAACTTCAGTTCCTG TGTTGATGAGCTATACCCTGGGCGTCCCTATGGAGCACTGGATTCTGGCTTCAATAGTGTTGACAGCGGAGACAAGAGATGGTCGGGGAACGAG CCTGTAGAGGAGTTGTCAGAGCTGCCACAGAGGGTGGCTGAGCTCAGCAGGGACCAGAGACAAAGACGAGAggagggacgaggaggaggattgtCGCTGGCTAATGGGACAT ATGGGGAGCTGGAGCAGATAGACTTTATCGACAGCtgtgtgggagaggaggaggaggaggaagggaggagtcgaggtggtggaggaggaagggacaGCACCAGCCTAAGCTCTCAGTTCATGGCCTACATTGAGAGGCGCATCACCAGAGAG GGCTCTCCTGTGAAAACCAGCTCATCCAGGACAGAAGATACAAAAAGACATAACAg AAGTGTGATCGACGGTGTCATTGCTGCCCCTGCCTCACAGAATCAG AGAGGTGGAGGTGTTGGAGGTCCAGGTGGAGTAGAAAAAATGAGGAGGGAGGCCCAGCTCGCTGCCCTGAAGTATGATGAGGAGCGACAGAAGAACCGTTCTCTGCAGAGAGACGTTAGCTACACCAAG cATAAAACATCTCCGAGTCCAACAAAGTCCAGTCCTGACAGAGAG TCTGTGGACGGCTGTTGCTCTTATGCTTCTGACACGACCTGTCTGCTACAG GGAgaggacagagcagctctgtctcCTACAG CCAATCCGTCGCCTTCGTACCCGACCTCAGCATCGTCCTGTCGGACAGCCAGCCAGCGACCAGAGAGCTTCCTGTTCCGCCTcggccagagagaggagaagaggaaag atgctgctgctcctcagaacaaagaggaagctcctgctcctgctgctgctgctgctgctgctgctcctcctctggttgGAGAAGATGCTGAGCTGGTGGAACAGCTGAGAAAG AACATTGAGTCTCGTCTCAAAGTGAACTTACCCAGTGATCTCGGAGCCGCTCTGACTGATGGTGTGGTCCTCTGTCACCTGGCCAATCATGTGAGACCACGTTCCGTCCCCAGCATCCACGTCCCGTCTCCAGCTGTG CCCAAACTCACCATGGCCAAATGTAGACGAAACGTTGAAAATTTCTTGGAGGCCTGTCGCAGAATTGGAGTCTCACAG AGTCAGTTGTGTCTTCCTCTTCACATCCTGGAGGAGCGAGGGCTCCCCCAGGTCGCTCGGACCATCAGCGCTCTGCTCGACCTGGCTCCACCCCGACACCCCGTCACCACGCCAACACCTTCATCAACCACAGCTGGACCCTCCATCACCAT ATGTGATCAGGACCTTCAGGATCAGGGCACTAAACTAAAGCCCCGTTGGCTTGACCTGGTCCTACAGGGAGTGATGGGATGCATTCAAGTTTGTGGACACTATCATGAAATGTTACATGTAAGAGGAAAATTAATTAAACCATTgtaa
- the lrch3 gene encoding DISP complex protein LRCH3 isoform X10, producing MAASVLLGSADNTGLNFTVGSGSGNILVRTNNGLGPAGPAPWNRSLDRALDEASATGCLNLSGRKLKEFPRSAANHDLTDTTRADLSRNRLSDLPLEVCLFVSLESLNLYQNCLRSLPDSLINLQALTYLNLSRNQLSVLPAVVCSLPLKVLIACNNKLVSLPEELGQLRHLTELDVSCNEIQTLPSQMGQLDALRDLNIRRNHLVRLPSELAELPLVHLDFSCNKVTFIPVCYRRLTQLQNIVLDNNPLQTPPAQICIKGKIHIFKYLNLEANKTTPDLPEYDRRPLNFSSCVDELYPGRPYGALDSGFNSVDSGDKRWSGNEPVEELSELPQRVAELSRDQRQRREEGRGGGLSLANGTYGELEQIDFIDSCVGEEEEEEGRSRGGGGGRDSTSLSSQFMAYIERRITREGSPVKTSSSRTEDTKRHNRSVIDGVIAAPASQNQRGGGVGGPGGVEKMRREAQLAALKYDEERQKNRSLQRDVSYTKHKTSPSPTKSSPDRETIYPFRRSTHTDDSALFMGEDRAALSPTANPSPSYPTSASSCRTASQRPESFLFRLGQREEKRKDAAAPQNKEEAPAPAAAAAAAAPPLVGEDAELVEQLRKNIESRLKVNLPSDLGAALTDGVVLCHLANHVRPRSVPSIHVPSPAVPKLTMAKCRRNVENFLEACRRIGVSQSQLCLPLHILEERGLPQVARTISALLDLAPPRHPVTTPTPSSTTAGPSITICDQDLQDQGTKLKPRWLDLVLQGVMGCIQVCGHYHEMLHVRGKLIKPL from the exons ATGGCGGCCTCGGTGTTGTTAGGGTCTGCGGACAACACCGGACTCAACTTCACCGTCGGTAGCGGCAGCGGAAATATTTTAGTTAGGACAAATAACGGACTGGGGCCGGCAGGTCCGGCACCCTGGAACCGTTCTCTGGACCGGGCGCTGGATGAAGCCTCGGCAACCGGGTGTCTAAACCTCAGCGgcaggaagctgaaggagtTTCCACGGAGCGCCGCTAACCACGACCTGACGGACACCACCAGGGCCG ATCTGTCTCGGAACCGTTTGTCGGATCTTCCTCTGGAGGTCTGTCTTTTTGTGTCTCTGGAGAGTCTGAACCTTTACCAAAACTGTCTGAGGTCTCTGCCAGATAGTCTGATCAACTTACAGGCCCTCACCTACCTGAACCTCAG TCGAAATCAGCTGTCTGTCCTCCCTGCGGTCGTCTGCAGCCTTCCTTTAAAGGTTCTGATTGCCTGCAACAACAAACTGGTATCTCTGCCAGAAGAGCTGGGTCAACTGAGACACCTCACAGAActg GATGTGAGCTGTAATGAGATCCAGACTTTACCTTCCCAGATGGGTCAATTAGACGCTTTACGAGACCTTAACATCAGGAGGAACCACCTGGTCAGACTGCCCTCAG AGCTGGCTGAGCTGCCTTTGGTGCATCTGGATTTCTCCTGTAACAAAGTGACCTTCATTCCCGTCTGTTACCGACGACTCACGCAGCTACAGAACATTGTCCTGGACAACAATCCTCTTCAGACCCCACCTGCACAG aTCTGTATTAAAGGGAAAATCCACATATTTAAGTACCTGAACCTGGAAGCCAATAAGACAACTCCAGACCTTCCTGAATATGACAGACGGCCTCTGAACTTCAGTTCCTG TGTTGATGAGCTATACCCTGGGCGTCCCTATGGAGCACTGGATTCTGGCTTCAATAGTGTTGACAGCGGAGACAAGAGATGGTCGGGGAACGAG CCTGTAGAGGAGTTGTCAGAGCTGCCACAGAGGGTGGCTGAGCTCAGCAGGGACCAGAGACAAAGACGAGAggagggacgaggaggaggattgtCGCTGGCTAATGGGACAT ATGGGGAGCTGGAGCAGATAGACTTTATCGACAGCtgtgtgggagaggaggaggaggaggaagggaggagtcgaggtggtggaggaggaagggacaGCACCAGCCTAAGCTCTCAGTTCATGGCCTACATTGAGAGGCGCATCACCAGAGAG GGCTCTCCTGTGAAAACCAGCTCATCCAGGACAGAAGATACAAAAAGACATAACAg AAGTGTGATCGACGGTGTCATTGCTGCCCCTGCCTCACAGAATCAG AGAGGTGGAGGTGTTGGAGGTCCAGGTGGAGTAGAAAAAATGAGGAGGGAGGCCCAGCTCGCTGCCCTGAAGTATGATGAGGAGCGACAGAAGAACCGTTCTCTGCAGAGAGACGTTAGCTACACCAAG cATAAAACATCTCCGAGTCCAACAAAGTCCAGTCCTGACAGAGAG ACCATCTACCCTTTCAGACGTTCCACCCACACAGATGACTCCGCCCTGTTCATG GGAgaggacagagcagctctgtctcCTACAG CCAATCCGTCGCCTTCGTACCCGACCTCAGCATCGTCCTGTCGGACAGCCAGCCAGCGACCAGAGAGCTTCCTGTTCCGCCTcggccagagagaggagaagaggaaag atgctgctgctcctcagaacaaagaggaagctcctgctcctgctgctgctgctgctgctgctgctcctcctctggttgGAGAAGATGCTGAGCTGGTGGAACAGCTGAGAAAG AACATTGAGTCTCGTCTCAAAGTGAACTTACCCAGTGATCTCGGAGCCGCTCTGACTGATGGTGTGGTCCTCTGTCACCTGGCCAATCATGTGAGACCACGTTCCGTCCCCAGCATCCACGTCCCGTCTCCAGCTGTG CCCAAACTCACCATGGCCAAATGTAGACGAAACGTTGAAAATTTCTTGGAGGCCTGTCGCAGAATTGGAGTCTCACAG AGTCAGTTGTGTCTTCCTCTTCACATCCTGGAGGAGCGAGGGCTCCCCCAGGTCGCTCGGACCATCAGCGCTCTGCTCGACCTGGCTCCACCCCGACACCCCGTCACCACGCCAACACCTTCATCAACCACAGCTGGACCCTCCATCACCAT ATGTGATCAGGACCTTCAGGATCAGGGCACTAAACTAAAGCCCCGTTGGCTTGACCTGGTCCTACAGGGAGTGATGGGATGCATTCAAGTTTGTGGACACTATCATGAAATGTTACATGTAAGAGGAAAATTAATTAAACCATTgtaa
- the lrch3 gene encoding DISP complex protein LRCH3 isoform X1, translating to MAASVLLGSADNTGLNFTVGSGSGNILVRTNNGLGPAGPAPWNRSLDRALDEASATGCLNLSGRKLKEFPRSAANHDLTDTTRADLSRNRLSDLPLEVCLFVSLESLNLYQNCLRSLPDSLINLQALTYLNLSRNQLSVLPAVVCSLPLKVLIACNNKLVSLPEELGQLRHLTELDVSCNEIQTLPSQMGQLDALRDLNIRRNHLVRLPSELAELPLVHLDFSCNKVTFIPVCYRRLTQLQNIVLDNNPLQTPPAQICIKGKIHIFKYLNLEANKTTPDLPEYDRRPLNFSSCVDELYPGRPYGALDSGFNSVDSGDKRWSGNEPVEELSELPQRVAELSRDQRQRREEGRGGGLSLANGTYGELEQIDFIDSCVGEEEEEEGRSRGGGGGRDSTSLSSQFMAYIERRITREGSPVKTSSSRTEDTKRHNRSVIDGVIAAPASQNQRGGGVGGPGGVEKMRREAQLAALKYDEERQKNRSLQRDVSYTKHKTSPSPTKSSPDRETIYPFRRSTHTDDSALFMLVLVFETDFNTNTIKRRPGSHRQSVDGCCSYASDTTCLLQQGEDRAALSPTANPSPSYPTSASSCRTASQRPESFLFRLGQREEKRKDAAAPQNKEEAPAPAAAAAAAAPPLVGEDAELVEQLRKNIESRLKVNLPSDLGAALTDGVVLCHLANHVRPRSVPSIHVPSPAVPKLTMAKCRRNVENFLEACRRIGVSQSQLCLPLHILEERGLPQVARTISALLDLAPPRHPVTTPTPSSTTAGPSITICDQDLQDQGTKLKPRWLDLVLQGVMGCIQVCGHYHEMLHVRGKLIKPL from the exons ATGGCGGCCTCGGTGTTGTTAGGGTCTGCGGACAACACCGGACTCAACTTCACCGTCGGTAGCGGCAGCGGAAATATTTTAGTTAGGACAAATAACGGACTGGGGCCGGCAGGTCCGGCACCCTGGAACCGTTCTCTGGACCGGGCGCTGGATGAAGCCTCGGCAACCGGGTGTCTAAACCTCAGCGgcaggaagctgaaggagtTTCCACGGAGCGCCGCTAACCACGACCTGACGGACACCACCAGGGCCG ATCTGTCTCGGAACCGTTTGTCGGATCTTCCTCTGGAGGTCTGTCTTTTTGTGTCTCTGGAGAGTCTGAACCTTTACCAAAACTGTCTGAGGTCTCTGCCAGATAGTCTGATCAACTTACAGGCCCTCACCTACCTGAACCTCAG TCGAAATCAGCTGTCTGTCCTCCCTGCGGTCGTCTGCAGCCTTCCTTTAAAGGTTCTGATTGCCTGCAACAACAAACTGGTATCTCTGCCAGAAGAGCTGGGTCAACTGAGACACCTCACAGAActg GATGTGAGCTGTAATGAGATCCAGACTTTACCTTCCCAGATGGGTCAATTAGACGCTTTACGAGACCTTAACATCAGGAGGAACCACCTGGTCAGACTGCCCTCAG AGCTGGCTGAGCTGCCTTTGGTGCATCTGGATTTCTCCTGTAACAAAGTGACCTTCATTCCCGTCTGTTACCGACGACTCACGCAGCTACAGAACATTGTCCTGGACAACAATCCTCTTCAGACCCCACCTGCACAG aTCTGTATTAAAGGGAAAATCCACATATTTAAGTACCTGAACCTGGAAGCCAATAAGACAACTCCAGACCTTCCTGAATATGACAGACGGCCTCTGAACTTCAGTTCCTG TGTTGATGAGCTATACCCTGGGCGTCCCTATGGAGCACTGGATTCTGGCTTCAATAGTGTTGACAGCGGAGACAAGAGATGGTCGGGGAACGAG CCTGTAGAGGAGTTGTCAGAGCTGCCACAGAGGGTGGCTGAGCTCAGCAGGGACCAGAGACAAAGACGAGAggagggacgaggaggaggattgtCGCTGGCTAATGGGACAT ATGGGGAGCTGGAGCAGATAGACTTTATCGACAGCtgtgtgggagaggaggaggaggaggaagggaggagtcgaggtggtggaggaggaagggacaGCACCAGCCTAAGCTCTCAGTTCATGGCCTACATTGAGAGGCGCATCACCAGAGAG GGCTCTCCTGTGAAAACCAGCTCATCCAGGACAGAAGATACAAAAAGACATAACAg AAGTGTGATCGACGGTGTCATTGCTGCCCCTGCCTCACAGAATCAG AGAGGTGGAGGTGTTGGAGGTCCAGGTGGAGTAGAAAAAATGAGGAGGGAGGCCCAGCTCGCTGCCCTGAAGTATGATGAGGAGCGACAGAAGAACCGTTCTCTGCAGAGAGACGTTAGCTACACCAAG cATAAAACATCTCCGAGTCCAACAAAGTCCAGTCCTGACAGAGAG ACCATCTACCCTTTCAGACGTTCCACCCACACAGATGACTCCGCCCTGTTCATG TTGGTTCTGGTGTTTGAAACAGACTTCAACACCAACACTATTAAGAGACGACCTGGTTCACACAGACAG TCTGTGGACGGCTGTTGCTCTTATGCTTCTGACACGACCTGTCTGCTACAG CAGGGAgaggacagagcagctctgtctcCTACAG CCAATCCGTCGCCTTCGTACCCGACCTCAGCATCGTCCTGTCGGACAGCCAGCCAGCGACCAGAGAGCTTCCTGTTCCGCCTcggccagagagaggagaagaggaaag atgctgctgctcctcagaacaaagaggaagctcctgctcctgctgctgctgctgctgctgctgctcctcctctggttgGAGAAGATGCTGAGCTGGTGGAACAGCTGAGAAAG AACATTGAGTCTCGTCTCAAAGTGAACTTACCCAGTGATCTCGGAGCCGCTCTGACTGATGGTGTGGTCCTCTGTCACCTGGCCAATCATGTGAGACCACGTTCCGTCCCCAGCATCCACGTCCCGTCTCCAGCTGTG CCCAAACTCACCATGGCCAAATGTAGACGAAACGTTGAAAATTTCTTGGAGGCCTGTCGCAGAATTGGAGTCTCACAG AGTCAGTTGTGTCTTCCTCTTCACATCCTGGAGGAGCGAGGGCTCCCCCAGGTCGCTCGGACCATCAGCGCTCTGCTCGACCTGGCTCCACCCCGACACCCCGTCACCACGCCAACACCTTCATCAACCACAGCTGGACCCTCCATCACCAT ATGTGATCAGGACCTTCAGGATCAGGGCACTAAACTAAAGCCCCGTTGGCTTGACCTGGTCCTACAGGGAGTGATGGGATGCATTCAAGTTTGTGGACACTATCATGAAATGTTACATGTAAGAGGAAAATTAATTAAACCATTgtaa
- the lrch3 gene encoding DISP complex protein LRCH3 isoform X13 yields the protein MAASVLLGSADNTGLNFTVGSGSGNILVRTNNGLGPAGPAPWNRSLDRALDEASATGCLNLSGRKLKEFPRSAANHDLTDTTRADLSRNRLSDLPLEVCLFVSLESLNLYQNCLRSLPDSLINLQALTYLNLSRNQLSVLPAVVCSLPLKVLIACNNKLVSLPEELGQLRHLTELDVSCNEIQTLPSQMGQLDALRDLNIRRNHLVRLPSELAELPLVHLDFSCNKVTFIPVCYRRLTQLQNIVLDNNPLQTPPAQICIKGKIHIFKYLNLEANKTTPDLPEYDRRPLNFSSCVDELYPGRPYGALDSGFNSVDSGDKRWSGNEPVEELSELPQRVAELSRDQRQRREEGRGGGLSLANGTYGELEQIDFIDSCVGEEEEEEGRSRGGGGGRDSTSLSSQFMAYIERRITREGSPVKTSSSRTEDTKRHNRSVIDGVIAAPASQNQRGGGVGGPGGVEKMRREAQLAALKYDEERQKNRSLQRDVSYTKHKTSPSPTKSSPDRETIYPFRRSTHTDDSALFMGEDRAALSPTANPSPSYPTSASSCRTASQRPESFLFRLGQREEKRKDAAAPQNKEEAPAPAAAAAAAAPPLVGEDAELVEQLRKNIESRLKVNLPSDLGAALTDGVVLCHLANHVRPRSVPSIHVPSPAVPKLTMAKCRRNVENFLEACRRIGVSQDSLCSVGEVLEGMGTGVYRTVGALLSMTPSPIIPSPRLQLAGFALFYLSVMSLLCAIYIRLAQHV from the exons ATGGCGGCCTCGGTGTTGTTAGGGTCTGCGGACAACACCGGACTCAACTTCACCGTCGGTAGCGGCAGCGGAAATATTTTAGTTAGGACAAATAACGGACTGGGGCCGGCAGGTCCGGCACCCTGGAACCGTTCTCTGGACCGGGCGCTGGATGAAGCCTCGGCAACCGGGTGTCTAAACCTCAGCGgcaggaagctgaaggagtTTCCACGGAGCGCCGCTAACCACGACCTGACGGACACCACCAGGGCCG ATCTGTCTCGGAACCGTTTGTCGGATCTTCCTCTGGAGGTCTGTCTTTTTGTGTCTCTGGAGAGTCTGAACCTTTACCAAAACTGTCTGAGGTCTCTGCCAGATAGTCTGATCAACTTACAGGCCCTCACCTACCTGAACCTCAG TCGAAATCAGCTGTCTGTCCTCCCTGCGGTCGTCTGCAGCCTTCCTTTAAAGGTTCTGATTGCCTGCAACAACAAACTGGTATCTCTGCCAGAAGAGCTGGGTCAACTGAGACACCTCACAGAActg GATGTGAGCTGTAATGAGATCCAGACTTTACCTTCCCAGATGGGTCAATTAGACGCTTTACGAGACCTTAACATCAGGAGGAACCACCTGGTCAGACTGCCCTCAG AGCTGGCTGAGCTGCCTTTGGTGCATCTGGATTTCTCCTGTAACAAAGTGACCTTCATTCCCGTCTGTTACCGACGACTCACGCAGCTACAGAACATTGTCCTGGACAACAATCCTCTTCAGACCCCACCTGCACAG aTCTGTATTAAAGGGAAAATCCACATATTTAAGTACCTGAACCTGGAAGCCAATAAGACAACTCCAGACCTTCCTGAATATGACAGACGGCCTCTGAACTTCAGTTCCTG TGTTGATGAGCTATACCCTGGGCGTCCCTATGGAGCACTGGATTCTGGCTTCAATAGTGTTGACAGCGGAGACAAGAGATGGTCGGGGAACGAG CCTGTAGAGGAGTTGTCAGAGCTGCCACAGAGGGTGGCTGAGCTCAGCAGGGACCAGAGACAAAGACGAGAggagggacgaggaggaggattgtCGCTGGCTAATGGGACAT ATGGGGAGCTGGAGCAGATAGACTTTATCGACAGCtgtgtgggagaggaggaggaggaggaagggaggagtcgaggtggtggaggaggaagggacaGCACCAGCCTAAGCTCTCAGTTCATGGCCTACATTGAGAGGCGCATCACCAGAGAG GGCTCTCCTGTGAAAACCAGCTCATCCAGGACAGAAGATACAAAAAGACATAACAg AAGTGTGATCGACGGTGTCATTGCTGCCCCTGCCTCACAGAATCAG AGAGGTGGAGGTGTTGGAGGTCCAGGTGGAGTAGAAAAAATGAGGAGGGAGGCCCAGCTCGCTGCCCTGAAGTATGATGAGGAGCGACAGAAGAACCGTTCTCTGCAGAGAGACGTTAGCTACACCAAG cATAAAACATCTCCGAGTCCAACAAAGTCCAGTCCTGACAGAGAG ACCATCTACCCTTTCAGACGTTCCACCCACACAGATGACTCCGCCCTGTTCATG GGAgaggacagagcagctctgtctcCTACAG CCAATCCGTCGCCTTCGTACCCGACCTCAGCATCGTCCTGTCGGACAGCCAGCCAGCGACCAGAGAGCTTCCTGTTCCGCCTcggccagagagaggagaagaggaaag atgctgctgctcctcagaacaaagaggaagctcctgctcctgctgctgctgctgctgctgctgctcctcctctggttgGAGAAGATGCTGAGCTGGTGGAACAGCTGAGAAAG AACATTGAGTCTCGTCTCAAAGTGAACTTACCCAGTGATCTCGGAGCCGCTCTGACTGATGGTGTGGTCCTCTGTCACCTGGCCAATCATGTGAGACCACGTTCCGTCCCCAGCATCCACGTCCCGTCTCCAGCTGTG CCCAAACTCACCATGGCCAAATGTAGACGAAACGTTGAAAATTTCTTGGAGGCCTGTCGCAGAATTGGAGTCTCACAG GATAGTCTTTGCTCAGTTGGGGAGGTCCTGGAGGGGATGGGGACTGGAGTGTACAGGACTGTTGGTGCACTGCTCTCCATGACTCCGTCCCCCATCATCCCCTCCCCTCGGCTTCAGCTGGCCGGCTTCGCCCTCTTCTATCTCTCTGTCATGTCGCTGTTGTGCGCCATATACATACGGCTGGCACAGCATGTCTGA